DNA from Acidimicrobiales bacterium:
TCTGGGGGATCGGCATCATGGCTGCACCCGCAGCGGGCCCGCCGCTGGGCGGATTGATGGTCTCCACCGTCGGATGGCGGTGGATCTTCGGCGTGTTCGTCGTGGTGTCGGCGCTGGCGGTTGCCCTTGCCGTCCGTTGGCTTCCCGACGTCGGCCATCAGGAGCGACGCCGGCTCGACCCGATCGGATGGATCCTGTTGGCGGTCGGCGTCGTGTTGATCGTGCTCGGCTCCCGCCAGGGCACTGAGTGGGGCTGGGATTCGCTGATCACGTGGGCGGTGATGGGGGTGGCGGTGATCTGTCTCGTCGGGGTCGTCTTCTGGGCGCGTCGTCGCACCGACCCGATCATCGATCTCGACATGTTCGGGGTACCCACCTTCGCCATGGCGATGGTCGTGATCGCGCTGATGAGCATCGGCCAGTTCGCGCGGCTCACGTTCCTGCCGATCGAGCTGCAGGTGGTGCGCGAGCTCGACGCCCAACGGGTGGGCCTGCTGCTCGCTCCGGGGGCGATCGGGGTGGCGATGACGATGCCGATCGCCGGCTGGCTCGCCGATCGCGTTGGTTCGAAGCTGCCTGCGACTGTCGGGCTGGCGATCACCACGGTCATGATGTGGCAGCTCGCACATCTCAGCCCGGACCTGTCCCAGCGGCGGATCGTCGAGATCCTGCTGGTCCAGGGCATCGGAATGGGCCTGGTGTTCATGCCGACCACCTTGGCGGCCATGAACTCTCTCCCTTCGCGGTTCGTCGCGCAGGCCGCCGCAGTGAACAACCTGGTCCGTCAGCTCGGAGGAGCGCTGGGAGTCGCGGTGCTCAGCGCGGTGATCGTCGCCAGCGTGGGCGACGTGAGCCCGGTCGGCCTTCCCGTGGAGGAGACCCAGGCCGCCTACAACCGCGTGTTCGTGGTCGCATCGTGGTTCTTCCTGTTCGCCACGGTGGTGGCGGCGGTGTTCCTCCCGGGGCGCCGCCAAGCCCTGCAGCACCAACAGGACCGAGCCGAGGAGAGCGTCGGAGCCGGTTCGCCCCGCGAGTGACCCCGGTCAGACGCGGTCGAGGGCGAGGACAGGGATGGTGCGGTCGGTGTTCGCCTCGTAGTCGGCGAACTGTGGGAACGCCGCCTTCTGCTGCTCCCACACCCGGTCGCGCTCGGCGCCGGCCAGCTCGGTGACCCGCACCGCCACATCGGACTCGTCACCGATCTCGATGGTGGTCTCGGGGTGGGCGAGCAGGTTGTGGTACCAGTCGGGGTTGTCGGGCGCCCCGGCCTTGGAGGCGAAGATGTAGACGCGGTCGCCCTCGATCCGACACATCAGCGGATTGATCCGCTCGGTGCCGGTCTTGGCGCCGGTGTGGTGCACCAGCACCATGGGTGCGCCCTCGAAGGGGCCGCCGACCTTGCCGCCGTTCTCTCGGAACTCGGCGATGACCTTGGCGTTCCAGTCGTTCATCTCGTCGATGGAGCTCATGGTGCCTCCCCTGATCGATCCCTGATCGGTGGTTGCGCGTTGAGTGGGGGTATCGACGCCGCGACTCGGTTCCCTCTGGAGCAGCGGGGGAGGAGGTGTCAGAGATCACAGCCGTGGTGGAGCCGATCGGCGTCACTCTGCCCCTAATCTAGGGTCTGTACCGATATAGAACTCCTGGGCCCACCCCCCTCGACCCAGATGGAGAACCACCATGCATCCTCCCGCCCTCCTCCCCGAGCTGGTCAGCCGACCCTCGTCCTCGCAACTGGGCCACAGCGCGCTGCCCGATGCCCCCGTTCGGCCTCACGGACCCGACCCGCGCCTGCGCCGTGCCACCCGCGCCATGCAGCGCTCGGCCTCCTGGGTGCAGGCCGTGGCCAGTCGTCGCGGCGTCGGTCGAACCCGACCCGTCCCTGTCGTCACCACCGCAGCCGACCCCAGCTGAAGCACCGCGGCCCGTCCCTGGCGACCCACGGTGCCCGACCCCAGCCGAGGTCGACGCTGGGGATCGGGCACACTGCCACCCATGGCTCGAGTGACCCTGCAGACCATCGCCGACCAAGTCGGGGTCAGCCGGATGACGGTGTCGAACGCCTTCTCGCGTCCCGACCAGCTCTCGTCCGAGCTGCGCGACCAGATCCTGGCGGTGGCAGACGAGCTGGGCTACGTCGGGCCCGACCCGCGAGGCCGTGCTCTGGTCCGGGGGACCTCGGGCGCGGTCGGGGTCTTGCTCACCGACTCCCTCGGTGAAGCCTTCGCCGACGAGGTGGCAACCGGCTTTCTCGGGGCCATGGTCGACCAGCTGGCACCAACCGGGCTCGCCCTGACCCTGCTGGCCTCCGAGCCTCAGGGCGAGGCCGTGCCCGCTCGTGACGTCGCCATCGACGGGGCGGTGGTGTACTCGTGTCGCCCCCGCTCGAGTGCCCGTGGGTGGCTCGAGCGCCGAGGGCTCCCGCTGGTGCAGGTCGATCAGGATCCGGCGCCGGAGGTTCCGAGCGTCAACGTCGACGACCGGGGCGGGGCCCAGGCCGCGGCCCGACACCTGGTCGAGCTCGGGCACCGCCAGATCGCCGTGGTGACCGTCGCTCCCCTCGATCTCGATGACGAACCGGCGGTGCCCCACCCCCAACGCGAGCGCCTGGCCGGGTGGACCGAGGTGCTGGACGAGGCGGGGGCGGGACCCGTACCCGTGATCGAGGCCGCAGGCCACAACGACACCGACGCGACCAGAGCCGCCGGCCGGGTGTTGGCGCTCGATCCCCGCCCCACGGCGGTGCTGTGCTTCTCGGATCTGCTGGCGGTGGCCCTGGTGCAGGCCGCGCACCGCGAGGGGCTGGTGGTGCCCGGTGACCTGTCGGTGGTGGGCTTCGATGACAGCCCCGTCGCCCAGCGGATCGAGCCCGCGCTGACCACGGTCCACCAGGACATCGCCTCCAAGGGACGCCTCGCGGCCGAGCTGTTGACCGCCGCGATCGACGACCGTCGCGACGGCCGGCGCCGACCGCCCCGCCACGAGCAGCTCCCCACTCGGCTCGTCGTTCGCGACAGCACTGCACCGCCCCGGTGAGCGTCGTGCGCGAGTGTGGTCATGACAAATGGAACCAATCCGGCCCCAGGGACGTCATACAGACATGCTGAGAATGATCACACTCCTGTGCGTGGCGGTCCTGCTCGCCGCTTCCTGTGGCGACGACGGCGATGACGCGGTGGGGTCGGGTCCCGACGACCTGCCCGAGCCGGTGTGCATCGAGAACGTCGAGGATCCGGTCCCCGAGTACGTCGGATTGGGCGAGGCCGAGGCCACCGAGCGGGCCGAGGATGACGGCCTGCAGGTCCGTGTCGTCGGACGCGACGGTGAGTGCTTCGCCGTCACCATGGACATCCGCGACGACCGCGTGAACTTCGAAGTGGCCGACGACGTGGTGATCGCCGCCGCCATCTACTGATCCGGGTCGCTGGAGCCGGTCCTGCTCGTCCTCGTCGAGCACCTGGTAGCTGGCGTGCTCGTCGGCCAGCTCCATGGGTCAGGTGATCGAGGTCAGCAGACCGACGGTGGTGGTGAGGGTGCCGAGGACGCCGACGGTGACGATCATGTTGGTGCGCAGCGAGCGGTGGAGCTCGATGCGCAGGTCGGCGATCTCGGTCCGCAGGTTCGCCTGGCAGGTGTCGAGCTTGAGGTCGAAGTTGTCGGCGGTCTGTCCGAAGCGTTGGTCGATCTGGTCGAAGCGCTGGTCGATCTCTTCGAAGCGTGCGTCCATGCGGTCGGCGAGGTGGGCGAGATCGGCCTTGGTGGCGACGTCGGCCCAACCAACTGGAGGTAGTAGCTCCATGAGCGTGTCCGCTTCGTCGATTCCGATGGTCTCGTTGAGCCGTTGGTACAACTGGTGACGTGCGTGCTCGGTGGTTGCCATGGTTCGGGCTCCCGGGAGTGGCGGTCGCGAGGGAGCACAGGCTCCGAGTGCCGCTTCCACGGCGTGTCGCCATGCTAGCGATCTGTCGTGACATCCAGCGTGGGTGGTCGGCTCGCCTCAACACCATCCGCGCCAAACACCTCGGGCGAGACATCGGGGCCGGCTTGAAGAACCT
Protein-coding regions in this window:
- a CDS encoding LacI family DNA-binding transcriptional regulator: MARVTLQTIADQVGVSRMTVSNAFSRPDQLSSELRDQILAVADELGYVGPDPRGRALVRGTSGAVGVLLTDSLGEAFADEVATGFLGAMVDQLAPTGLALTLLASEPQGEAVPARDVAIDGAVVYSCRPRSSARGWLERRGLPLVQVDQDPAPEVPSVNVDDRGGAQAAARHLVELGHRQIAVVTVAPLDLDDEPAVPHPQRERLAGWTEVLDEAGAGPVPVIEAAGHNDTDATRAAGRVLALDPRPTAVLCFSDLLAVALVQAAHREGLVVPGDLSVVGFDDSPVAQRIEPALTTVHQDIASKGRLAAELLTAAIDDRRDGRRRPPRHEQLPTRLVVRDSTAPPR
- a CDS encoding nitroreductase family deazaflavin-dependent oxidoreductase, translated to MSSIDEMNDWNAKVIAEFRENGGKVGGPFEGAPMVLVHHTGAKTGTERINPLMCRIEGDRVYIFASKAGAPDNPDWYHNLLAHPETTIEIGDESDVAVRVTELAGAERDRVWEQQKAAFPQFADYEANTDRTIPVLALDRV
- a CDS encoding DHA2 family efflux MFS transporter permease subunit; protein product: MSIDEEVERDPPASESGSPESLPPPRSPWIAVLVILVGNYAAVLNITVVGVALPSIDQTFGSADSLSVDWVVTIFLTGVVLVLPLTGWLADRLGRRVLYILSLVAFGAGAALCAVAPNMLVLVAGRLLQGFGGGALMPVGMAMVYDLFPPHRRGTAMGIWGIGIMAAPAAGPPLGGLMVSTVGWRWIFGVFVVVSALAVALAVRWLPDVGHQERRRLDPIGWILLAVGVVLIVLGSRQGTEWGWDSLITWAVMGVAVICLVGVVFWARRRTDPIIDLDMFGVPTFAMAMVVIALMSIGQFARLTFLPIELQVVRELDAQRVGLLLAPGAIGVAMTMPIAGWLADRVGSKLPATVGLAITTVMMWQLAHLSPDLSQRRIVEILLVQGIGMGLVFMPTTLAAMNSLPSRFVAQAAAVNNLVRQLGGALGVAVLSAVIVASVGDVSPVGLPVEETQAAYNRVFVVASWFFLFATVVAAVFLPGRRQALQHQQDRAEESVGAGSPRE